In uncultured Desulfovibrio sp., one DNA window encodes the following:
- a CDS encoding penicillin-binding transpeptidase domain-containing protein: MLHFSLSRSKRNTSKKNENRERRTPRRRPGASRILADAAGKVQKPKRFANVDWARVRIQFIVVCFCLVWAGLWCRAWYLQMIVGPRLADRAQRQHMATELVTGRRGMIFDRNGQVLARSVEARSVYAKPQEIQDFLVMANTLGPILGMEPQKLYDRLSKTSRRFVWLRRKVDDYTAEAVRKADIPGIGLTKEFDRVYPFKHLAGQLLGFVGLDDKGLEGIERSLESRLGCIPTRQVVQRDATGRRFYLHEEGRSEPRGEDIHLTIDVQMQFIAEEAVARAARDYDARWSGALVVDAQSGDILAWAQYPFFNPNNYREASPIIYRNRLAADALEPGSTFKPFIMAAALQERKIGYNTAIDCEEGRWETKTFTIRDTSRQGVLPAHKVLRYSSNIGMAKIGMEMGAATTYRYLHALGFGEHTSVPVADSRGILRAPRSWSDVDVMSASFGQSISVTALQMAQAYLTLLNNGVYKPLRLVMDDGNVQERYQRIFSDSVARQVRKMMRDVVEEKDGTGKRARIDGVEVAGKTGTAQKADRRSGAYGSKRLASFVGFLPADDPRYLILVMVDEPTRNQYGGVVAAPVFREIAARSITYSGDIVPTAVAEARKEEKPVPGTRQRGLKLSRVEAPYLASAAVPLGQAPDKGMQLPGHRSRASTKVPDVQGKSLRNAVELFARAGIVPELKGQGARVVRQSPPPGSDWAEEGKNVKYILWLSEK; the protein is encoded by the coding sequence ATGCTGCATTTTTCGCTGTCGCGTTCCAAACGCAACACGTCGAAAAAAAACGAAAATCGGGAACGGCGGACGCCCAGGCGGCGCCCCGGGGCTTCCCGTATTCTCGCTGATGCCGCCGGCAAGGTCCAGAAGCCGAAGCGCTTTGCCAATGTGGACTGGGCGCGCGTGCGCATCCAGTTCATCGTGGTCTGCTTCTGTCTTGTCTGGGCCGGTCTGTGGTGCCGTGCCTGGTATCTGCAGATGATTGTAGGGCCGCGGCTGGCTGACAGGGCACAGCGCCAGCACATGGCCACCGAGCTGGTGACCGGCCGGCGCGGCATGATCTTTGACCGGAACGGCCAGGTGCTGGCCCGCAGTGTGGAGGCGCGTTCCGTCTATGCCAAGCCGCAGGAAATTCAGGATTTTCTGGTCATGGCCAATACCCTTGGCCCCATCCTCGGCATGGAGCCGCAAAAGCTGTACGACCGCCTGTCCAAAACCAGCCGCCGCTTTGTGTGGCTGCGCCGCAAGGTGGATGACTATACGGCCGAGGCTGTGCGCAAGGCCGATATTCCTGGCATCGGTCTGACCAAGGAATTTGACCGCGTATACCCCTTCAAGCATCTGGCCGGCCAGCTGCTGGGCTTTGTGGGGCTGGACGACAAGGGGCTGGAAGGCATCGAGCGTTCGCTGGAATCGCGTCTGGGCTGCATTCCCACCCGGCAGGTGGTGCAGCGCGACGCCACGGGGCGCCGCTTCTACCTGCACGAGGAAGGACGCTCCGAACCGCGCGGGGAAGACATTCATCTGACCATTGACGTGCAGATGCAGTTCATTGCTGAAGAGGCCGTGGCCCGCGCTGCCCGCGACTACGACGCCCGCTGGAGCGGGGCGCTGGTGGTGGATGCCCAGAGCGGCGACATCCTGGCCTGGGCGCAGTATCCCTTCTTCAATCCCAATAACTATCGCGAAGCCAGCCCCATCATCTATCGCAACCGGCTGGCTGCCGATGCGCTGGAACCGGGGTCCACCTTCAAGCCCTTCATCATGGCTGCGGCGCTGCAGGAACGGAAAATTGGCTACAATACGGCCATTGACTGCGAAGAGGGCCGCTGGGAAACCAAGACGTTCACCATCCGCGACACGTCCCGGCAGGGTGTGCTGCCGGCACACAAGGTGCTGCGCTATTCCTCCAATATCGGCATGGCCAAGATCGGCATGGAAATGGGGGCCGCCACGACCTACCGCTATCTGCACGCCCTGGGCTTCGGAGAGCATACGTCCGTGCCCGTGGCTGACAGCCGCGGCATTCTGCGTGCGCCGCGCAGCTGGAGCGATGTGGACGTCATGTCCGCCTCCTTCGGGCAGAGCATTTCCGTGACAGCCCTGCAGATGGCGCAGGCCTATCTGACCCTGCTCAACAACGGCGTGTACAAGCCGCTGCGCCTGGTTATGGATGACGGCAATGTGCAGGAGCGGTACCAGCGCATCTTCAGCGACAGCGTGGCCCGCCAGGTGCGCAAGATGATGCGCGACGTGGTGGAAGAAAAAGACGGCACCGGCAAGCGCGCCCGCATTGACGGCGTGGAGGTGGCCGGCAAGACCGGCACCGCCCAGAAGGCCGACCGGCGCAGCGGCGCCTACGGCAGCAAGCGTCTGGCATCGTTTGTGGGCTTTCTGCCGGCCGATGACCCGCGCTACCTTATTCTGGTCATGGTGGACGAACCCACGCGCAATCAGTATGGCGGCGTGGTGGCGGCTCCGGTATTCCGGGAAATTGCGGCACGTTCCATCACCTACAGCGGCGACATTGTGCCCACGGCGGTGGCGGAAGCCCGCAAGGAGGAAAAGCCGGTTCCCGGCACGCGGCAGCGCGGCCTCAAGCTGTCTCGGGTGGAGGCGCCCTATCTGGCGTCGGCCGCTGTGCCCCTGGGGCAGGCGCCGGACAAGGGCATGCAGCTGCCCGGGCACCGCAGCCGGGCCAGCACCAAGGTGCCGGACGTGCAGGGCAAGAGCCTGCGCAATGCGGTGGAGCTTTTTGCCCGGGCCGGCATTGTGCCGGAACTCAAGGGACAGGGCGCACGCGTGGTCAGGCAGAGTCCTCCCCCCGGATCGGACTGGGCGGAAGAGGGCAAGAACGTGAAATACATTCTGTGGCTGTCGGAGAAATAG
- the rsmH gene encoding 16S rRNA (cytosine(1402)-N(4))-methyltransferase RsmH, translating into MGASAVDDIASRHISVLLRETLQVFAPLWTGGQGPVRLLDGTLGLGGHSAALLEASPRVELCGLDRDEEALALARQRLAGYGERFHGVHCRYSQFEEALDALGWSTVQGALLDIGVSSLQLDEAERGFSFYGDGPLDMRMDQHSGQPSAWHWVNRESFARLKECIATLGEEPQAGRIARAIVDARQKESIDTTARLAEIVEKAYPPAWRAKARRHPATRTFQALRMAVNDELGELRRFLDGILHRLPIGGRLVVICFHSLEDRMVKQAMRHWAEGCRCPRHVPVCVCGHVPEVRILFKKPVQAAEDELARNPRASSAKLRAVEKIAEGSTAGNGAPCA; encoded by the coding sequence ATGGGTGCTTCCGCTGTGGACGACATTGCGTCGCGTCATATTTCCGTGCTGTTGCGCGAAACGCTTCAGGTTTTTGCGCCGCTCTGGACCGGGGGGCAGGGGCCTGTGCGCCTGCTGGATGGCACACTGGGCCTGGGCGGGCACAGTGCCGCCCTGCTGGAGGCTTCGCCGCGGGTGGAGCTGTGCGGGCTGGATCGTGACGAGGAGGCCCTGGCCCTGGCCCGGCAGCGTCTGGCCGGCTACGGGGAGCGTTTCCACGGGGTGCACTGCCGCTACAGCCAGTTTGAAGAAGCGCTGGATGCCCTGGGCTGGTCGACGGTGCAGGGGGCGCTGCTGGATATCGGGGTTTCCTCCCTGCAACTGGATGAGGCGGAACGGGGATTCAGCTTTTACGGCGACGGCCCGCTGGACATGCGCATGGACCAGCATTCGGGCCAGCCGTCGGCCTGGCACTGGGTCAACCGGGAAAGTTTTGCCCGGCTCAAGGAATGTATTGCCACCCTGGGAGAGGAACCGCAGGCCGGGCGCATTGCCCGCGCCATTGTGGATGCCCGGCAGAAGGAAAGCATCGACACCACGGCCCGTCTGGCCGAGATCGTGGAAAAGGCCTATCCCCCGGCATGGCGGGCCAAGGCCAGACGCCACCCGGCCACGCGCACCTTTCAGGCGCTGCGCATGGCGGTCAATGACGAACTGGGCGAATTGCGCCGTTTTCTGGATGGCATCCTGCACCGTCTGCCCATTGGCGGGCGGCTGGTTGTCATCTGCTTTCATTCGCTGGAAGACCGTATGGTCAAGCAGGCCATGCGCCACTGGGCCGAGGGCTGCCGCTGCCCCCGGCATGTGCCGGTCTGCGTGTGCGGGCATGTGCCGGAGGTGCGCATCCTGTTCAAGAAGCCCGTGCAGGCCGCTGAAGATGAGCTGGCGCGCAATCCCCGGGCCAGCAGCGCCAAGCTGCGGGCGGTGGAAAAGATTGCCGAAGGCAGCACGGCAGGGAACGGTGCCCCATGCGCATGA
- a CDS encoding division/cell wall cluster transcriptional repressor MraZ: protein MKKFFRNSFSRSLDAKGRLMLPPGFREGLVAEGGNGTFWLTAYYGHLTAYLPDDWDAIIEQLNRIRFPSPALSNFKSKVIGLAQEMLPDAQGRVRIPQPLMREAGLCKDVVLVGMYDKFEIWDQGRLDAIELTDVSAELAASGIEFSL from the coding sequence GTGAAAAAGTTTTTCCGCAACAGTTTCAGCCGCAGCCTGGATGCCAAGGGGCGCCTCATGCTGCCTCCCGGATTTCGCGAGGGACTCGTGGCCGAAGGGGGGAACGGCACCTTCTGGCTGACGGCTTACTACGGCCATCTTACCGCCTATCTGCCTGATGACTGGGATGCCATCATCGAACAGCTGAACCGCATCCGCTTTCCGTCGCCTGCGCTGTCCAACTTCAAGTCCAAGGTTATCGGGCTGGCGCAGGAAATGCTTCCCGATGCACAGGGGCGGGTGCGCATTCCCCAGCCGCTCATGCGCGAGGCCGGCCTGTGCAAGGATGTGGTGCTGGTGGGCATGTACGACAAGTTCGAGATCTGGGATCAGGGCCGGCTTGATGCCATCGAGCTGACGGACGTTTCCGCCGAGCTGGCAGCCAGCGGCATCGAATTTTCTCTGTAA